In Felis catus isolate Fca126 chromosome B1, F.catus_Fca126_mat1.0, whole genome shotgun sequence, the sequence ttttaatttcaaacaaattAATTTAGGGGTTCCAAAAGTTGCCTGAACATTGGAGTCCTCGGGAGAGCTTTCAGCAAATACACTTGGTTTGCACTCTCAGAGAACATGATTTAATTGTTCTGAAATAAGACTTGGGCTttggaatttgttaaaaataccCAAGTGATTTTAATATGCAGagaaggttgagaaccactgctgttaAATGGTCAGATTCAGGCAGAGGATTCGGAAAATTGTTCCTTGCCTTGTTCACCTGCTCCAGCTAAACAATTTGTGCACCCCATGAATTGCTTTATAAGTTTTAATAAGGTATAATTCTACTTTGGACTTCATGGATGTCATCGACCTAAGACatgcagtttgtgtgtgtgtgtgtgtgtgtgtgtgtgtgtgtgtgtgtgtgtttatttttttaaaactttacttgCAGTTACTATTCATGATGATTCCCCCCCTTTCTCACTCCCTTCCCGCTTTCTAAGTTGCTTGATTTTAGAGGTGAAATCCATTTGGGAGCTAAtccaaatggattaaaacaaggaaagtcttACTTCAACTGATCACCTCAAACTCATGATTGAGTTTGGGTAGTGTGCAGAAAGTGTGGTTGATgtcatgcattaaaaaaaaaaaaattaaaaaactagatttcagagtgcctgggtggctcagttggttaagtgtccaactcttggttttggctcaggtcatgatctcacagttcgtgagttcaagccccgcgtcaggctctgtactctcagcttgggattctctctctccctctctttctgcccctcccctgcttgcatgcttgctcactctctctctctctctctcaggttttttttttttttaagtttattctatttcattaaggTACTAGAATGAGAATAGGTTCATACTTCTGGTTAGAAGGAGGCATGAATACTCTGGCTATAAGGTCTTGGTGCTGGCCCTTAGGCTCCAGAGGGTGGCAGGGTGAGAGAGAATAATTTGCATCAAAATGGAACTTTTATCATCTGAGTTTAATTATGCTAATAGGAATCTGGCAGAACTGTCTGCAAATAATCCACGTGTCTGACAACCTCTCCTAGACAGATTATCTGTGCAATAATTAAGTAGGAAAAATACTAATCCATAAAGATGTTCAAGTCTTAACTAAAAACTCAGCAATTTCTATTTGAGTCAATGTTGTTTGTGCTCAGGCTTCCTTACTTTAGAATAGTAGTGTTTCGCTGTCGCTTCATCCTTTGTGACCCCCAAGCCAAGCTGAAGACATCGGGCATGGTAGAAAGATGCCATGGCCATGCCTCTGGTGATGAATTCCGGGAGACAGTCCGTGACCCGGGCTATCGTAGGGATGTCATGAACTTCATCGTAGTCAGCAATCCTGTGGCGACATTTAATTGTGAAGTTAAAAAGGACATGAGTTCtagtttacatttttacaaattgCATGTTCAGAAGTGGTGCCCAAAGTAATTTCCCTATTTCCACCTGTTTGAGAACTAAGTTGTTTGTGGTATTTGTTTTGTGGTGAAGGGTAAATAAAACCGCCAGTTAAAACCAAGGGAAGAGGAGCTAACAAAGAGTTTACTTCACAGCTTCTCTATAATCATACTTGTCAGTCAGGCCTAATAACCActagaaaacacaaaagtttattttcttatagtaataatatttaaaaaaattttttttaatatttatttttgagggagagacaacgtgagtggaggaggggcaaagagagagggaaacacagaatctgaagcaggctccaggccctgagctgtcagcacagagcctgacgcggggctcgaacccacaaactgtgagatcatgacctgagccgaagttggatgcttaaccaactgagccacccaggtaccccataataataatattttaaacttaataacACCTTGCAGATTTAAACAATGGGGAAaaagcattttctatttctttgaatcATTTATTCAAACATTGACCTTAAATTTGGACTTCAGTCACATAGGATCAGAAAACATATCAAGAAACTTACACATCTACCTTtgttaaaaagtgggcaaaaaaaGTCCTCCTTCATAACCCTGACACAAGTCTAGAGGGTTGTGTGACAATGGGATCTACTTAACCTCGTGTCACCCGTGATATTATGAGTAAGAGGAATGTGGACAGTAATGGAAAGTTTGACAGATTTTAAAGTCTTGGTTTTAACCAGATGGGCACTTAGACTTTAGGGACTTTGGGGACCACACTTGTAAGTGACCTGCTCCCTGGGAGCCATGATGTTGGGCAGAGGGTGGAACCAAGTCCTTCAGGCGACATTGTGGATGACTGCCCCACACTGGGTGAGGGAAGAGGGGGTCCCAGGGGCTCTGTCAGGCATTATTGGGAGGGAAATACATCAGCATGGCCTTACAGCCTCTCTAGGGGACATCCACATCTGTTTTTCCTGGTATATTGCTTTTGTATATTATGAGTAAATAAATGTGGGGAAAGTACATGGGCTCAGAGAAGAGAATCTCCATATATTTTATAAGGTGTTAATATTGGCATCTCTTaaccattctcattttacaatcTTTATCAAGCTATCTTGCAATTGTGCAGTCATAGAACATGTGGCTGAAGAGTctatgaagaaattaaaacatatttaataagcatttctGATGTGCTAAGCTATGTTAAGTACTTTATATGCACTATGTTAGTAATCCTATGgaggtattttcttctttataaaaaaggaaattcatgcCCCCAAAAGTCAAACGTGATTAAGATCATCAGCTGGTACACAGAGTGAATAACACTGAAATCCTGAAGACTGATAGCACAGAATTAGACTCTTCCAAAATCTAATGAAATGTAACAGGTGAGTCGTCAGTTGCActtgccacatttcaagtgctcactaGCCGTCATTTCCAATATTGTAGCAAGTTCTATTGAACAGACCTGGCATAGAACATCTGGGAGGAGGTTTTGGAAATACTTTTATCCAGCTTATTTACCTTTTGGAAAATGTAACACACTTAGTAAAAAATTTCATCTTATAGTAATACTCCACGAGATTCCCTTGAGCATAGACGTTTCCACGTTCTGCCGCTTCCCTTAAGCACTGCAAGGCAGCTTCAGGGTCCTGGCGGATGCCTTGTCCGTAAAAATACATCAGCCCAAGTGCACCCTGGGACTCCAGATTTCCATTGCCACACGCTTCTGAATGCCAATAAAATGCCTAAGAAAAAGCACAATTTCATCTTTGTTACCTACCAGGCAAAATTATAAGGGAATAccggaaagaaagaaaaaatctctaATTATGAGATAGTGTGCATAACTTATCTCTAGGAAACAGTTTTAGCACCTTGTGTGTGTTTCAGGTGAGCGCCAGTTTCACATGTCCAAAAGAGAGGTTAGAGGTCACAGCCTAGCCAGTTCAGCTGTCATAGGATTCAAGATTTTCTGATGTTTCCCGAGGAAGGATCAGGAAGGTAGGAGGTAGGAACTAAGTGTCTGCTAGGCTCTGAGACACCCTGCAATGAGGcccagcagggagaggagagctgCTGATGCCGAGATCTCAGAGGTGGCGCCTGTCGATCCCAGGCAGCCGAGATAAAAGCTGCATGTGGTTGCAAGCCCATTTGCTCAGTACTCAGCTACAGTGACTTTGAATTGgttcaaaaaattatttccaagtgGCTGCTTAGTTATCCAAAGAGGGTCTTGTTCGGGTGGTGTTTCTTGTGAGTTTGTTCTTCATGCCTCTTACAAGTAGCCCGTGGCCCTACATTTCCTCCAACCCATACGATTTCTTGGAAAATGTGTCAATCATTGATGATTAAAGAGATTGTATTTATGCAAAAGTCGtaaatggatttaatttttaactcattttcatgtgtattttacttACTAGCATCATTACTTCCTCAGAACAAATTAATTTGTTCACATAATAGGATTTGGGCCATATTTTAGGACTCTCTCAGCTTTCATGGTATAGAATATTTTGTACGTGTGGCTTCTTATAGTGTAGAAAGTGCTCTCACATCCGTGGAATCCTTTGGTAGAGGTAGGGAAAAGGTAGACCATAGGTGAGTAAAGGGTAAAATGAGCTTTGAGATCCCAAACTGTAAACTTTCTTTAcactttaaagaaatgaaagagatctTTAAAACTAGACACTCATTCTTTACCGCCCTCCcttcagaaaagaaattattattaatttctgaaATCAATATTAATCTATGCGTGGTGCTGGCGTTAAAAACAAATAGATCAGTGTTACCTTTTCTAATTCTTTGGGTTCTTTTGTGGAATAATATAATCCTAGGATACTTTGAGCTTTCACACTAGCTTTTGGATTTCCATTGTCTGCAGCAAAAAGCCAcagtctaaaagaaaaaagggcaagTTACTCTTTGTGTCAgcatttgattaaaaagaaaaaaaccacaacactTGTTTTCAGGTAAGACTAcctttcagcttcctcatctgatCGTTTGACACCTTTCCCTTCATAATAAGCTCTTCCAAGGTTGTAGGCAGCTGCAAATTGTAGGTGTCTTGCTTTGGGACATGGAGAATGGAtgattttcttcatgtattccactcctttttccttccacaaaggaaaagaacaaaaaaaccccagttTTTAGTTTTACCCAAACTAAATTCTTTTTCCCAGTAATGGTGTAAAAGTCTTCTTCCTGTGACATGATGTTTGATGTCATGGGTCTGTGCCCAGGCAGACGGTTGCCCTTTAGTCTGCAGAGCTGGAAAtaagggaggaggggggtgggagagggagggaagggaagaaggaagggtatATCTCCTGAGTAGGCATTCCCAGAGCTCTGAGATCTAAAGGATATAAGGCATTTCCCTCATGTTTTAGCTTCCGCAGTTGGATTATGTTtcaatatgatttcttttttctctcttcccttctaccTTATAGCCCTTATTCTGGATGGGCACAGTTTTTAGAACTTATCAACGTACAAGAATAGCTGTAACTTCTTCCACATTTACAATCAGAGTACACTTGTGAGCCCCAAACACTATGTTCTTCCTTCAAGCACACTAAGTATGCTCAGTGATAATTTACAGACAACATGCTATTCATATGACATCTGCATAGTCACAAAGAGCACACAGGAAGATGTTGCCCCCTCCAAAAAATCTATCAGGCACAGACTGTCAAACATCATTCCCAAGAAGAAAATGTTTGACGATCAAACCCATTTTCTATACACTGCATTCTAGCTTTTATCCTTCACTGCTCTCTCCAAGTTCTGTTGCTGGCTAAATACCACAGTGATAGAAGATAAAGGTGTTTGCTTTTTAGTGAGTCCCAATTTATAGAGATTTGTCTTTGTGAATGTGTGACgtacatatttacctttttttccttttttttttttaatctttttaaaaatatttatttatttttgagagacagagccagggaggggtcaagagagagaaggagactcagaatctgaagcaagccccaggctctgagtggtcagcacagagcccaatgcagggcttgaactcgtgaacaatgagatcatgacctgagccaaagttggacgcttaactgactgagccacccaggcgcccctttgcctTTTTTCTAAACCTAATAGTAAGAGGGAATTTACTGGTGGTCGAGTGAGTTGGTTGTGTAAATCCTTCCACAGATAGCAATGACTAAATCTGGAgcaaacgttaaaaacatttttttttttttaagacactggAAAGTTTACCAGAGCATATGCAAGCCAGAGGAGAGATTACTCTTAAAAACTGCAGCTGGAAGTGATCCATGAAGTTCAGTGAACCTCAGGCGGGATAAACATGAAGTAGATTTCCCAGGCATACATCATGGTCAAACTGCTGAAAGCCGAAGAAATCTTGAAAGTAGCCTGAGAAAAATGACACATGATGTACAGGAGAACAACTATATAATTAGTatttaagaagactgaagtcatgccatgcatcttttctgaccgtagagtatgaaactagaaataaatcacaagaaaaaaataggggaaaaaacacaaggaggctaaacaacatgatactgaacaaccaatgggtcaacaaagcaaagaagaaatcaaaatatgtggagacaaatgaaaatgaaaacacaacaaaatctTGGGAGACAGCAAAGGCAGTTCTCAGAGGAAAATGTGtagtgatacaggcctacctcaagaaacaagaaaaagctcaAGCAATCTAAACTTGTATCTAAgggaacttaaaaaagaagaacaaagcccaaggtAAAATGatgtaaaaggaaggaaatggtaaagatcagagcagaaataaatggcataagagacagaaaaaaaaaaatcaatgaaaccaagagctagttcttggaaaagataaacctatgccaacaaatgggacaaccttgaagaaatggatacattcctggAAACGTACAATCTTCTGAAACTGAATCAAGAAATAAATCTGAATAGGttgattactagtaatgaaactgaatcagtaattaaaaaaaaactaacaaaaaaataaaagtccaggaacagatggcttcataggtaaattctaccagacatttaaagaagagttaaaacctaTTCTCCTAAATGATTCAaacaatagaagaggaaggaaaggttCCATAtgcattctgtgaagccagcattgccctgataccaaaaccagaccaagacaccacaaaaaaagaaaactataggccaatatccctgatgaacatagatgcaaaactcaacaaaatattagcaagctgaatccaacaatacattaaaaggatcattcaccacaatcaagtgggatttattctggggataCAAGGATAGTTCAGTATTTACAAATCAACCATGTGGTACGCCACATCACCAAAACAAAGGATACAAATCATCTCAacggatgcagaaaaagcatctgatacaattcaacatcaattcatgataaaaactctgaacgaggtaggtttagaggaaacatacctcaacacaataaagacctatatgaaaaacccacagctgacatcTTACTGAATATGAAAAACacagctttccctctaagattaggaataagaccaggatgtccattctcaccacttgtattcaacatgctactggaagtcgtagccacagcaatcagataagaaaaaggagTATCCATTTTGTTAAACAAGAAGTTAAACTATCACTATTGGAAGATGACtgtgatactatacatagaaaacctaaAGGCTCCAtcaaaaacctgttagaactaataagtgaattcagtaaatttgaaGTAGATAAAATTAATGCTCTGAAATCAGTAGTATGTCTATATACTAATAAgttagcagaaagagaaattaaactaCACTTATAACTGTACCAAAAAGAATACAATGCCTAGGAggttaaccaaagaagtgaaagacttgtactgtgaaaactataaaacattgatgaaagaaattgaagatgacacaaacaaatggaaagatattccatgcttctAGATttgaagaattaacattgttaaaatgtatatatatttttaaatattttttaatatttatttatttttgagagaaagagtgtgagtggaggaggggcagagaaacagggagacacagaatctgaagcaggctccaggctctgagctgtttgcacagagcctgacatggggctcgaactcatgaaccgtgaggtcataacctgagctgaagtcagtcgcttaaccaactgagccacccgggtgccccatcattgttaaaatgtacattacgcaaagcaatctatagagtcaatgcaatacctatcaaaataccaaccgcatttttcacaaaattaaaaaattactaaaatttgcatggaactgcaaaaaaaaccctgaagagccaaagcaccctcaataaagaacaaaactggaggtatcacaattccagatttcaaggtatactaTGCAAAGCTGTAGTAAAGCGGTATGGTAGTGGTATgtaaatagatcaatggaacagaagaaagaaccCAGAATTAAACCTACGattatatggtcaaataatctatgacaaaggagacaagaatatacaatgaaagatagtctcttcaataaatggtattgggaaaactggacagctacatgttaaagagtgaaactggaccactttctgataccatacacaaaaatcaactcaaaagggactaaggacttaaatgtgagatcTAAACCCATAAAGTTCCTAGAAAACAGGCAGTGATTTCTCTAGCATTCGCCATagagacatttttctagatatgtctcctaaggcaagggaagcaaaaccccaaataaactattgggactacatcaaaataaaaagcttttgcagcacagtgaaggaaaccaccaCCAAAACAAAAAGGCCAAAAACCTACtcagtgggagaagatatttgcaaatgatacatctgacaaagttaatatccaaatatataaagaacttagccatctctctctctctctctctctctctctctctctctctctttctctctctctctctctctctcacacacacacacacacacacacacacacacacacacacacacaaataatccaaGTAGAAAATGTGCACAGGaccgtttttccaaagaagacatacagatagccaacagacacatgaaaagatgctcaacatcactcatcatcagggaaatgcaaatcaaaaccacaatgagacatcacattgtcagagtggctaaaataaaaaagacaagaagtaacaagtgttagaatgtagagaaaaagaaacccttgttcactgttggtgggaatgtaaattggaacAGCCAGTGTGCAAAAcagtataatttcaaaaaattaaaaatagaaataccctatgatccattAATtcaactactgggtatttacccaaagataacgaaaacagtaatttgaaaggATCTATCCACTTCTTTGTTTATTGCAGAatcatttacaataaccaagataagGAAgagtccactgattgatgaatgggtaaggaagatgtggtacatatatatatgtatgtatgtacacacacacacacacaggcatatcactcagccataaaaagaggaTGGGACTGtgtcatttgtaacaatgtggatggacctagagggtattatgctagctaagtgaagtaagtcagactgagaaagataaataccatataatttcattcatatgtggcatctaaaaaaatgaataaataagaggcAGAGTCAgatctgtaaatacagagaacaaacatatGCTTTGTGgacgggaggggtgggggaatgggcaaaatgggtgaaggggagtgggagatacagacttctAGTTATGAAATGTCACAGGAACGAAaggcataaggaatatagtcactGATATTGTAATGCCGCTGTGTGGTTACAGATGTAGCTACTtttgtgatgagcatagcataattGGTAAACTTGTCTAATCACtgtgctgtacacctgaaactaatgtagtattgtcaactatactcaaaggcacagacttccagttataaataagttctgggaatgtaatatacagcatggagcctacagTTGACAACACtgtgttatatatttgaaagttgctatgagagtaGCTCTTAAAATTTCTAGTCATAAGAAAagtttgtaactatgtgaggtgatggatgtcaACTAGctttattgtgataatcatttttcACTATATACTTATATCAAATTATGTCATACAACCTAATAtgatatatgtcaattacatctcaaaaacactggtggggggaggagcaagGCAATTAATGAAGGCCAGAAGATTTGAcagtagcatttttttaagtttattcattttgagagggagcgagtgggggaggggcagagagagagggagagaaagaatcccaagtctgacagtgcagatcccaatgcagggttcaaactcacaaactgtgagataatgacctgagccaaaaccaagagtcagttgttcaaccgactgagccacccaggtgccccaagagtagcatttttaaagtgtggaaaagaaaaactcaacCAGCAAAAACAATTCATCAAAAGTAAAGGCagattaaagacatttttaagcattaaaaaaattttttttaatgcttatttttgaaagaaagagcatgagcaagggagggcagagagagagggagtcacagaatcccaagcaggctccaggctctgagctgtcagcacagagcccaaagtggagctcgaacccacaaaccatgagatcatgacctgagccgaagtcagatgctcaaccggctgagccacccaggcacccctaaagacatttttagatGATCAAAATCAGAGATAAATCATCATCTGCAAACTGTACTATAAGAAATTCCCTTCAAAGGAAATTCTTCAGGTCAAAAGGAAAGGAATATGGTGACAAATGGCTACTCAGGTTGacaggaaggaatgaagagttctagaaatggtaaatatgtaatAGATATAAAAggatacacgtatatatacatgtgcatataatCCTCTTAATTTCTTCAAAAGATATATGactaaagcaaaaattataacactttTATATTTGGAGATTTATAATATGAATTTAAGTATAGCGTGACAAAGATTGGGGGTGGGCGGGTCAGTGAAAGCATACTTATTCAAGGTTCCTATATTTTACCTGAAGTAATTCCATATAAACTCCTTGTCTGTTGTGATAAATTAAAAGTGCATATTGTAATCTCTAGAGCAACTACTAAAAAGAGTATATATAActggaaaataagtaaatgaaaaatgcGACCAAACCGTTCCATCACCATTTCTCACACATGTGAAATTTTATGACATGGTAAATACCCATATATCGATGTacgtctgtttctggactcttgTTCTTTTGATCTTTGCCTATTCCTGAACAAAACCCACCTTGCTATAAATACTACATATAAATATGTGGCTTTTTGTTCTTTCATATGAATTCTAGAATCAGCTTGCCACATGCCATAAAAAATCTTGTAGGAAATTTGATTCCGATTGCATTTAATATGTGAAGTTAAATCTGGGGAGTGGgttagaggggctcctgggtggctcagtctgttctgCGTCTGACTCTAgtttttcgctcaggtcatgatctcatagtttgtgagtttgagccccacattgggctctgctgacagtgtagagcctgcttaggattctctctgtcctctgcctctcccccgctcattctctgtctctttctcaaaaataaataagtgaaatttaaaaattatttaaaaaatctagggAGTGGATTAGAGGACAGACGTCGAAACGTATTGTGTCTAGAAAACAGAAGCACAGTTGCCTGATGAGTCCATAGACTGAATTTCCTAAGTCAAATTTCCTGCAATCTGGCACTAAATTACACTCAAATGTTTACTGCCTTATGCTAAAGAAAGGGTTTAAAAACCTTTTTAGAATTCTGTGAGATGGGGAAAGCAAAGCTAAAACAGGTGAACTTGTCCTCACTGCAATTTTATCTCAGCCAAAACTTTGTTGCTTTATTcattccctgcccccttccccccaaaattatttccagtttcCATTTGTAGCTTCCCTAGGTGTTGGAGCCCACGTGTGATTACCATTCTCTATGGGGTAATAATGACCTTTGAATGCTCCCTGAAGAAAGTATATATGGTTGAACCAGAGTCTGGACCAAATTAGTATCAAGAACATTGGTACGTTAATAAAGTGATAATAATGAAGAGATATTTTCCCCTTTACTGTGAGTTAAAGGTATTATCAAGCCAGTGTAATTCTAGGTGAGAAGGGATCTACAGCGGCCATCTTCCTTTGCTCCGCTGGCCTCCATATGTAATCACATTCGAGCCATTCTCTTTGGGAGTTGCCATATGCCAATGCATTGAACCTGCCAACTTCCCTGGTTCCTCTACTTCTTCATGTCCTTAATTCTCACCTTTTAGGCTTATTCTGCGTCTGTCACCATACTCATCCCTtcattcctctttccttccttgacACTCATTTATCTGCCTACTCAGATGCACTCAAGCAGCTGCACATGGCTGGGAACAAACACAGCCATGGCGATAGGTCCTCCTGACCACAGATTTCAGAGTGAGCTCTCAGCCCTGGCAAACAATACCATCAGTTtgctgcctcagttttctctcccaCTTAACCTGGCAGGGAAGAGAACTATTTCAAACTTTATCCTGTCTCTTCACACTTCCGCTGCCCCTGTCCTTTCCCTCATTCTCAGCTCATGCTTcaccttttgaaaatttttatttatattgttataaaAACATGGGGTGATTCATGACTTTGTGAGTCATCCTTGCATGCAGGGACTATGCtaattttctctgtccttccagtTTTAGTGTACATACTGCTGAAGTGAGTACGTGGCTTTGCTTTTATgtcactgagaaaatagaaaatcaagagagacactgaatctgtGAATTTACCTAACTCATCGTTTTCCCTTCTCTGCTAGATCTTGTGTATCAACTTACAAATACACTGTGGTATCTCTGGACCAGGGAGGACCCTCCCTCGAGTCCATGACCTCGTTAGTGCACATGCATTTGTTCTGCTATATGACAAAACTCAGTGCTTATGCCCAACTCCTCACCTCCATGCGTCTCCTCGGCCCACTCTGACCTTGGTCCCTTCTCCTTCCACTGAAAAGGCTTTTGTCAGGGTCTCCGAGGAGATTCGTCTTAATGTGCCTAACAGTAAGCGCTCAGTTTTCATTATACTCACCTCAACAGAATTTGAGACAGATG encodes:
- the LRP2BP gene encoding LRP2-binding protein isoform X4 is translated as MKLTSEKLPKNPFYTALSQYGAKNSKFFQWRKEKTDHYGHANLVDKALQLLKERIRWGDAMAYFLRGQLYFEEGWYEEALEQFEEIKEKDHQATYQLGVMYYDGLGTPTDAEKGVEYMKKIIHSPCPKARHLQFAAAYNLGRAYYEGKGVKRSDEEAERLWLFAADNGNPKASVKAQSILGLYYSTKEPKELEKAFYWHSEACGNGNLESQGALGLMYFYGQGIRQDPEAALQCLREAAERGNVYAQGNLVEYYYKMKFFTKCVTFSKRIADYDEVHDIPTIARVTDCLPEFITRGMAMASFYHARCLQLGLGVTKDEATAKHYYSKACRLNPALADELHCLLIHQRI
- the LRP2BP gene encoding LRP2-binding protein isoform X3, which gives rise to MQKGQISEEHREFKGGKNTHCQNRMKLTSEKLPKNPFYTALSQYGAKNSKFFQWRKEKTDHYGHANLVDKALQLLKERIRWGDAMAYFLRGQLYFEEGWYEEALEQFEEIKEKDHQATYQLGVMYYDGLGTPTDAEKGVEYMKKIIHSPCPKARHLQFAAAYNLGRAYYEGKGVKRSDEEAERLWLFAADNGNPKASVKAQSILGLYYSTKEPKELEKAFYWHSEACGNGNLESQGALGLMYFYGQGIRQDPEAALQCLREAAERGNVYAQGNLVEYYYKMKFFTKCVTFSKRIADYDEVHDIPTIARVTDCLPEFITRGMAMASFYHARCLQLGLGVTKDEATAKHYYSKACRLNPALADELHCLLIHQRI
- the LRP2BP gene encoding LRP2-binding protein isoform X2, which produces MKGFIRRQKKSEEHREFKGGKNTHCQNRMKLTSEKLPKNPFYTALSQYGAKNSKFFQWRKEKTDHYGHANLVDKALQLLKERIRWGDAMAYFLRGQLYFEEGWYEEALEQFEEIKEKDHQATYQLGVMYYDGLGTPTDAEKGVEYMKKIIHSPCPKARHLQFAAAYNLGRAYYEGKGVKRSDEEAERLWLFAADNGNPKASVKAQSILGLYYSTKEPKELEKAFYWHSEACGNGNLESQGALGLMYFYGQGIRQDPEAALQCLREAAERGNVYAQGNLVEYYYKMKFFTKCVTFSKRIADYDEVHDIPTIARVTDCLPEFITRGMAMASFYHARCLQLGLGVTKDEATAKHYYSKACRLNPALADELHCLLIHQRI
- the LRP2BP gene encoding LRP2-binding protein isoform X6, translated to MYYDGLGTPTDAEKGVEYMKKIIHSPCPKARHLQFAAAYNLGRAYYEGKGVKRSDEEAERLWLFAADNGNPKASVKAQSILGLYYSTKEPKELEKAFYWHSEACGNGNLESQGALGLMYFYGQGIRQDPEAALQCLREAAERGNVYAQGNLVEYYYKMKFFTKCVTFSKRIADYDEVHDIPTIARVTDCLPEFITRGMAMASFYHARCLQLGLGVTKDEATAKHYYSKACRLNPALADELHCLLIHQRI
- the LRP2BP gene encoding LRP2-binding protein isoform X5 gives rise to the protein MVLRTQNSSSGGRKRLGWYEEALEQFEEIKEKDHQATYQLGVMYYDGLGTPTDAEKGVEYMKKIIHSPCPKARHLQFAAAYNLGRAYYEGKGVKRSDEEAERLWLFAADNGNPKASVKAQSILGLYYSTKEPKELEKAFYWHSEACGNGNLESQGALGLMYFYGQGIRQDPEAALQCLREAAERGNVYAQGNLVEYYYKMKFFTKCVTFSKRIADYDEVHDIPTIARVTDCLPEFITRGMAMASFYHARCLQLGLGVTKDEATAKHYYSKACRLNPALADELHCLLIHQRI
- the LRP2BP gene encoding LRP2-binding protein isoform X1, whose product is MQKGQIQSNERFHSTPKENGGSEEHREFKGGKNTHCQNRMKLTSEKLPKNPFYTALSQYGAKNSKFFQWRKEKTDHYGHANLVDKALQLLKERIRWGDAMAYFLRGQLYFEEGWYEEALEQFEEIKEKDHQATYQLGVMYYDGLGTPTDAEKGVEYMKKIIHSPCPKARHLQFAAAYNLGRAYYEGKGVKRSDEEAERLWLFAADNGNPKASVKAQSILGLYYSTKEPKELEKAFYWHSEACGNGNLESQGALGLMYFYGQGIRQDPEAALQCLREAAERGNVYAQGNLVEYYYKMKFFTKCVTFSKRIADYDEVHDIPTIARVTDCLPEFITRGMAMASFYHARCLQLGLGVTKDEATAKHYYSKACRLNPALADELHCLLIHQRI